A genomic segment from Deinococcus sp. YIM 77859 encodes:
- a CDS encoding zinc metallopeptidase, producing the protein MIFGPYTPLILLIFVASLLIQAYLSRTYSQWGRVRNSHNITGAQLARLMLDEHGLAHVPVNVVPGSLSDHYDPIHKVVNLSEANYHVPSVSALAVAAHEVGHAIQDKVRMPALVLRGQLAVPLSLGMNLAPLLLLAGLFLQLSGLVWIGVILFAGALLFHLITLPVEFDASRRALAYLQARGLTSGQESRGARAVLTAAALTYVAGFAMALAQLLNVLSLARSQED; encoded by the coding sequence ATGATCTTCGGCCCGTATACCCCCTTGATTCTTCTCATCTTCGTCGCCTCGCTGCTGATTCAGGCTTACCTCAGCCGGACCTACAGCCAGTGGGGCCGAGTTCGCAACAGTCACAACATCACAGGAGCGCAGCTTGCTCGCCTGATGCTCGATGAACATGGCCTCGCCCATGTTCCGGTCAACGTCGTTCCCGGTAGCTTAAGTGACCACTATGATCCCATTCACAAGGTGGTGAACCTTTCAGAAGCCAACTACCACGTGCCCAGTGTGAGCGCGCTGGCCGTCGCGGCCCACGAGGTCGGGCACGCCATTCAGGACAAGGTGCGGATGCCCGCCCTGGTGCTGCGCGGTCAACTGGCAGTGCCCCTGAGCTTGGGGATGAACCTCGCCCCGCTGCTGCTGCTCGCCGGCCTCTTTCTGCAGCTCAGCGGTCTGGTGTGGATCGGCGTGATCCTCTTTGCCGGAGCCCTGTTGTTTCACCTGATTACCCTTCCCGTCGAGTTTGACGCCAGCCGCCGCGCCCTGGCCTACCTACAGGCCCGCGGCCTCACCAGCGGCCAGGAAAGCCGGGGCGCCCGCGCCGTACTCACCGCCGCTGCCCTCACCTACGTGGCGGGCTTTGCGATGGCGCTGGCGCAACTGCTCAACGTCCTCAGCCTTGCCCGCAGCCAGGAGGACTAA
- a CDS encoding stage V sporulation protein S has product METLRVSGKSRPNAVAGAVAALLRSQGEVELHAIGPAAVNQAVKALAIARGYLAGDRLDLVVQPAFVKLDLAEEERTALTLTVRGVPVG; this is encoded by the coding sequence GTGGAAACCCTGCGTGTGTCTGGCAAATCACGGCCCAATGCCGTGGCTGGGGCGGTCGCGGCGCTGCTGCGCTCGCAGGGTGAGGTGGAGCTTCATGCCATCGGCCCTGCCGCAGTGAACCAGGCGGTCAAAGCTTTGGCCATCGCACGGGGCTATCTGGCCGGCGACCGTCTGGACCTGGTGGTGCAGCCGGCCTTTGTGAAGCTTGACCTGGCCGAAGAGGAACGCACGGCCCTGACGCTTACGGTTCGCGGCGTGCCGGTCGGCTGA